From Actinomycetota bacterium, one genomic window encodes:
- a CDS encoding LLM class flavin-dependent oxidoreductase, translating into GGRARLGIGASWYEREQAGLGVPVVPVAERFERLEETLQICLQMWSDDNGPYAGRHYQLAETICVPPPISRPHPPIQVGGGGEKKTLLLVARYADAGNVFGSSPADVAGKLDVLRSHCDAEGRDYDRIQKTVLAVRPALADVDGFLEAAGEYAALGVTEIEVMPDRHPVEFATQVAEQILPRLPDGP; encoded by the coding sequence GGCGGCCGGGCGCGCCTCGGCATCGGCGCCTCCTGGTACGAGCGCGAGCAGGCCGGCCTCGGCGTGCCGGTCGTGCCGGTGGCGGAGCGGTTCGAGCGCCTGGAGGAGACGCTCCAGATCTGCCTGCAGATGTGGAGCGACGACAACGGCCCCTATGCCGGCCGCCACTACCAGCTGGCCGAGACGATCTGCGTCCCCCCGCCGATCAGCCGGCCCCACCCGCCGATCCAGGTCGGCGGGGGCGGAGAGAAGAAGACCCTGCTGCTGGTGGCCCGCTACGCCGACGCCGGCAACGTGTTCGGGAGCAGCCCGGCCGACGTGGCCGGCAAGCTCGACGTGCTCCGCTCCCACTGCGACGCCGAGGGCCGCGACTACGACCGCATCCAGAAGACCGTCCTGGCCGTGCGACCGGCCCTGGCCGACGTCGACGGCTTCCTGGAGGCGGCCGGCGAGTACGCCGCTCTCGGCGTGACCGAGATCGAGGTCATGCCCGACCGCCACCCGGTCGAGTTCGCCACCCAGGTCGCCGAGCAGATCCTGCCCCGGCTCCCCGACGGGCCCTGA
- the efeO gene encoding iron uptake system protein EfeO, with the protein MGEVGRVGRLVAVLGLGAVLLAGCGNDDGAGVRSEGTASGSGSGTGSGSGTGSGSGLANQDLSGTTTDQQVLKAVADYKAWVVAEVDALVADTAKFTDAVRDGDLAEAKKQYAPSRVRWERIEPIAGLVEEIDGKVDARVDDFEGVTDPAFTGWHRLEYHLWEKGSTSGTKQFADQLDKDIATLDQQIQGLEFPPAAVALGPAELIEEVSEGKITGEEDRYSRTDLWDFDANVDGSRKLFELLTPALQAKDAALTAEIAAGFAAVDKSLAEYENAGGTFDPYTALQAGDKTRMQAELASLSEDLAKIPGVLGLKG; encoded by the coding sequence ATGGGTGAGGTGGGCAGGGTCGGGCGGCTGGTCGCCGTGCTCGGGCTGGGGGCGGTGCTGCTGGCCGGGTGCGGGAACGACGACGGGGCCGGGGTCCGCAGCGAGGGCACGGCCAGCGGGTCGGGGTCGGGGACCGGGTCGGGATCGGGCACGGGGTCCGGGTCGGGGCTGGCCAACCAGGACCTGAGCGGCACCACCACCGACCAGCAGGTGCTCAAGGCCGTGGCCGACTACAAGGCCTGGGTCGTGGCCGAGGTCGACGCCCTGGTCGCCGACACGGCCAAGTTCACCGACGCGGTCCGGGACGGCGACCTGGCCGAGGCCAAGAAGCAGTACGCCCCCAGCCGGGTGCGCTGGGAGCGCATCGAGCCCATCGCCGGGCTGGTCGAGGAGATCGACGGCAAGGTCGACGCCCGGGTGGACGACTTCGAGGGCGTCACCGACCCCGCGTTCACCGGCTGGCACCGGCTCGAGTACCACCTGTGGGAGAAGGGCTCGACCAGCGGGACCAAGCAGTTCGCGGACCAGCTGGACAAGGACATCGCCACCCTCGACCAGCAGATCCAGGGGCTGGAGTTCCCGCCGGCGGCGGTCGCGCTCGGCCCGGCCGAGCTGATCGAGGAGGTCTCCGAGGGCAAGATCACCGGCGAGGAGGACCGCTACTCGCGCACCGACCTGTGGGACTTCGACGCCAACGTCGACGGCTCCAGGAAGCTGTTCGAGCTGCTCACCCCCGCCCTCCAGGCCAAGGACGCGGCCCTCACGGCCGAGATCGCGGCCGGCTTCGCCGCCGTCGACAAGAGCCTGGCCGAGTACGAGAACGCCGGCGGGACCTTCGACCCGTACACGGCCCTCCAGGCCGGGGACAAGACCCGCATGCAGGCCGAGCTGGCCAGCCTGTCGGAGGACCTGGCCAAGATCCCCGGCGTGCTCGGCCTCAAGGGATGA
- the efeB gene encoding iron uptake transporter deferrochelatase/peroxidase subunit, producing MSGDRPAEERPARVGRRSFLGSAALGSAALGAAALAACTPDAEPRAPGPGRRVPFLGSHQPGIDTPAARFGLLAAFNLVSEDRARLARSLRDLTDEARGLMEARPPERRDTAYPPTETGILGPEGRTDGLAVTLSVGASLFDGRFGLAERQPKELVRMPFLSNDRLDPAQTHGDLLLALSADQPDVLLHALRQLMRRTRDNLVLHWMLDGYNRPDAKPVPGRTDNRNLLGFKDGTANLDITDKALMDELIWVGPDEGEPAWAVGGSYQAVRIIRMFVEFWDRTPLNEQQKIIGRDKASGAPLGLDREGDDPGYGDDPAGNRIPLDAHIRMANPRTAETAPNRILRRGFNFSRGFDAAGRLDQGLAFVSYQKSLARGFLAVQARLKGEPLEEYILPVGGGFFFVLPGVTSPDAWLGQQLLD from the coding sequence GTGAGCGGCGACCGGCCCGCGGAGGAGCGCCCGGCCAGGGTCGGCCGGCGGTCCTTCCTCGGGTCGGCCGCACTCGGGTCGGCCGCCCTTGGCGCGGCCGCCCTGGCCGCCTGCACCCCCGACGCCGAGCCCCGGGCGCCGGGGCCGGGACGGAGGGTGCCGTTCCTCGGCAGCCACCAGCCGGGGATCGACACCCCGGCGGCCCGCTTCGGGCTGCTGGCCGCGTTCAACCTGGTCTCCGAGGACCGGGCCCGCCTCGCCCGGAGCCTGCGCGACCTCACCGACGAGGCCCGCGGGCTGATGGAGGCGCGCCCGCCGGAGCGGCGCGACACCGCCTACCCTCCGACCGAGACCGGCATCCTCGGGCCCGAGGGGCGGACCGACGGGCTGGCCGTCACCCTCAGCGTCGGGGCGTCGCTGTTCGACGGCCGCTTCGGGCTGGCCGAGCGCCAGCCCAAGGAGCTGGTCCGGATGCCGTTCCTCTCCAACGACCGCCTCGACCCGGCGCAGACCCACGGCGACCTGCTCCTGGCCCTGTCGGCCGACCAGCCCGACGTGCTCCTCCACGCCCTGCGCCAGCTCATGCGCCGGACCCGGGACAACCTGGTCCTGCACTGGATGCTGGACGGCTACAACCGGCCCGACGCCAAGCCGGTGCCCGGCCGGACCGACAACCGCAACCTGCTCGGGTTCAAGGACGGCACGGCCAACCTCGACATCACCGACAAGGCGCTGATGGACGAGCTCATCTGGGTCGGCCCGGACGAGGGCGAGCCCGCCTGGGCGGTCGGCGGCAGCTACCAGGCGGTCCGCATCATCCGCATGTTCGTCGAGTTCTGGGACCGCACGCCCCTGAACGAGCAGCAGAAGATCATCGGCCGCGACAAGGCCAGCGGGGCCCCGCTGGGGCTGGACCGCGAGGGCGACGACCCCGGCTACGGCGACGACCCGGCCGGCAACCGCATCCCCCTGGACGCCCACATCCGCATGGCCAACCCGCGCACGGCGGAGACGGCCCCCAACCGGATCCTGCGCCGCGGCTTCAACTTCTCCCGCGGCTTCGACGCCGCCGGGCGGCTCGACCAGGGCCTGGCCTTCGTCAGCTACCAGAAGAGCCTGGCCAGGGGGTTCCTGGCCGTCCAGGCGCGGCTCAAGGGCGAGCCGCTGGAGGAGTACATCCTCCCGGTGGGGGGCGGCTTCTTCTTCGTCCTCCCCGGCGTGACCTCACCCGACGCCTGGCTGGGCCAGCAGCTGCTCGACTGA